In Brettanomyces bruxellensis chromosome 8, complete sequence, a genomic segment contains:
- the YPT32 gene encoding Rab GTPase ypt32 (BUSCO:EOG09264HHW) — protein sequence MADTADDYSYDYEYLFKIVLIGDSSVGKTNLLSRFTRDEFNPDSRATIGVEFATRTLEINGKRIKAQIWDTAGQERYRAITAAYYRGAVGALVVYDISNSDSYESVSRWLKEMKEHADANIVIALVGNKSDLEHLRAVPTEEARNFAAEHNLLFTEASALNADNVEFTFHQLIKSIYDMVSKRKFDMDENGVANKDLNSKTITLTPAPKDKKVSKNSNCC from the coding sequence ATGGCTGATACCGCAGACGACTACTCGTATGACTACGAgtatcttttcaaaattgtcTTGATTGGAGATTCCAGTGTTGGAAAGACCAACCTCCTTTCGCGATTCACCAGAGATGAGTTCAATCCAGACTCAAGAGCCACTATCGGAGTTGAATTTGCAACTAGGACACTCGAGATAAACGGTAAACGAATTAAAGCACAAATATGGGATACTGCTGGACAAGAGCGGTACAGAGCAATTACAGCAGCCTATTATAGAGGAGCTGTTGGTGCCTTGGTTGTCTATGATATCTCGAATTCGGATTCATACGAATCTGTGTCCAGATGGCTTaaggaaatgaaagaacatgcagatgcaaatattgTCATTGCCTTAGTTGGAAATAAATCTGATTTGGAACACCTGAGGGCAGTTCCAACAGAAGAGGCAAGAAACTTTGCTGCTGAACATAATTTGCTATTTACTGAGGCTTCTGCCTTAAATGCCGACAATGTCGAGTTCACGTTCCACCAGTTAATCAAGAGTATATACGATATGGTCTCGAAGAGAAAATTCGACATGGATGAAAATGGAGTTGCGAACAAGGATCTCAATAGCAAGACAATCACACTCACGCCGGCACCTAAGGATAAGAAGGTTTCCAAGAACTCGAATTGCTGCTAA
- the MRP17 gene encoding mitochondrial ribosomal small subunit component, translating to MLYELIAIARISDPLAVHSEAKELASTIGKLVIKNNGVVREIVSLGAKPLPKLMKKANERHFQGSHFLMLFDSSSAVQREILRSLKNDPRVIRSNLIRVDNSKTLNPGSSVSRMLSSLNDIHYDEI from the exons ATGCTCTATGAATTGATTGCAATAGCCAGAATATCGGATCCGCTTGCCGTTCATTCCGAGGCAAAAGA ATTGGCATCTACTATAGGTAAATTGGTTATCAAAAACAATGGTGTTGTGCGTGAAATAGTGTCTTTAGGTGCAAAGCCTCTTCCGAAACTCATGAAAAAAGCTAACGAAAGGCATTTCCAGGGTTCGCACTTTCTTATGCTGTTTGATTCCTCTAGTGCTGTGCAGAGAGAAATTCTAAGATCATTAAAGAACGATCCGAGGGTGATACGGTCTAATCTTATAAGAGTTGATAACTCTAAGACCTTGAATCCTGGATCTAGCGTTAGCAGAATGCTATCTTCTTTAAATGATATACACTATGATgaaatatga
- a CDS encoding uncharacterized protein (BUSCO:EOG09264T0J): MFEWLFGKRLTPQQQMRKNQRQLERTQRELDREKMKLQQQEKRLTQEIKRSAKAGQIPTVKVQARDLIRTRKQVTKFDKMKTQLQAISLRLQTMSSSTQMTSTMRNATRILSGMNGHMNLNQLGRITQEFQKSMDAMDQKQEMVDDVMDDMMDDELEDEDEDEIDEVVGKVLDEVGVNLNDKLGDSAIPSESVKSEEKPVANKPQLLGAEGGVDDDLQARLDSLKR, translated from the coding sequence ATGTTTGAATGGTTATTTGGGAAGAGGCTTACACCTCAGCAACAAATGAGGAAAAATCAGCGGCAATTAGAAAGAACACAAAGAGAGCTTGAcagggaaaaaatgaagcttcaacaacaagaaaaaaggcTAACGCAAGAAATTAAACGGTCGGCCAAAGCAGGGCAAATACCAACGGTAAAAGTGCAGGCTCGTGATTTAATAAGGACAAGAAAGCAGGTTACTAAGTTTGATAAGATGAAGACACAACTACAAGCGATTTCTTTGAGACTTCAGACAATGAGTTCATCTACACAGATGACCAGTACGATGAGAAATGCAACTAGAATCTTGAGTGGAATGAATGGACACATGAATCTCAATCAATTGGGAAGAATTACGCAAGAATTTCAGAAGTCGATGGATGCCATGGATCAGAAGCAAGAGATGGTGGATGATGTGATGGATGATATGATGGATGATGAGttggaagatgaagatgaggacGAGATTGATGAAGTAGTGGGTAAAGTGCTTGATGAGGTGGGAGTTAACCTCAATGATAAGTTGGGTGACTCTGCGATCCCATCGGAGAGCGTTAAATCAGAGGAGAAGCCCGTTGCAAATAAACCCCAACTACTTGGAGCTGAAGGTGGTGTAGATGATGATTTACAAGCACGTCTTGACAGCTTGAAAAGGTGA